In Felis catus isolate Fca126 chromosome E1, F.catus_Fca126_mat1.0, whole genome shotgun sequence, the following proteins share a genomic window:
- the CEP295NL gene encoding protein DDC8 homolog: MRRNTGRTAQPCSGPNHEALLLRRKHRLLQARERGDLALQRRQDLQQPRRPAEGPKSGSPSPRARGPERPCLAHLLGVAGGQAREHPPDLEGPAQRGPARLQGAGEKHRAERSHPEEPVRPRPQRTKRKAVGTEKQGATKATGLTRRPRCAPEKNKGERVPSTKTGGGRRPADPQVSRGVNTEELLAAVEGPERLEKREREGVWDGRRQPGKEACSPVQGLENNCLDQGPRGKAKDLEQLWPLGSPLRRGAASPMSLRWHGDRSGWQRELEFAFEGLFDTNRKLKERLILNLAPRPGADHNPGGEHGLSGMQGYGGETQRDQKTGGVETEVDPGRESMRPADVDARQTASRDRWRKFLSELENPKYHRLAKLTFRNESKPSFPQAGGSVGEETRLPCSGSGRAPAGLDPLAGGPASPCPTRPARRSWLHGIAAQAEGGDGAEAGSADGTPGAELGSPPPD; the protein is encoded by the coding sequence ATGAGAAGAAACACAGGCAGAACCGCTCAGCCGTGTTCCGGCCCCAACCACGAAGCCCTGCTTTTGAGGCGGAAGCACAGATTGCTCCAAGCCCGCGAGAGAGGAGACCTCGCTCTGCAGAGAAGGCAAGACCTCCAGCAGCCCCGGCGCCCGGCCGAGGGGCCGAAGTCAGGGTCCCCGAGCCCACGAGCGCGAGGCCCGGAGAGGCCGTGTTTAGCGCATCTGCTCGGTGTCGCGGGAGGACAGGCCAGGGAGCATCCACCTGACTTGGAGGGGCCTGCCCAGCGAGGACCGGCCCGGCTGCAGGGGGCCGGGGAGAAGCACAGAGCAGAGAGGAGTCACCCAGAGGAGCCGGTGAGACCGCGGCCCCAGCGCACCAAGAGGAAGGCGGTGGGCACGGAGAAGCAGGGGGCTACCAAAGCCACAGGCCTGACCCGTCGCCCCCGCTGCGCCCCAGAGAAGAATAAGGGGGAGCGAGTGCCTTCGACAAAGACCGGCGGTGGCCGCCGTCCCGCTGACCCGCAGGTGAGCAGAGGGGTGAACACGGAAGAGCTGTTGGCTGCCGTGGAGGGACCGGAACGtctggagaaaagggagagagaaggagtctGGGACGGGAGGAGGCAGCCGGGAAAGGAGGCGTGTTCTCCCGTCCAAGGCCTGGAAAACAACTGTCTGGATCAGGGTCCCCGGGGAAAAGCGAAAGACCTAGAACAGCTGTGGCCGCTTGGCTCTCCCCTCAGAAGGGGAGCCGCGTCACCCATGTCCCTGCGCTGGCACGGTGACAGGAGCGGGTGGCAGAGGGAGCTGGAGTTTGCCTTCGAAGGGTTGTTTGACACCAACAGAAAGCTGAAGGAACGCCTGATCTTGAACCTCGCACCCAGGCCCGGGGCGGATCACAACCCCGGCGGGGAGCACGGCCTCTCGGGGATGCAAGGCTACGGAGGCGAGACCCAAAGAGACCAGAAGACGGGAGGTGTGGAGACGGAAGTGGATCCTGGCAGGGAGTCCATGCGACCCGCGGATGTGGACGCCCGCCAGACGGCGTCCCGAGACAGGTGGAGAAAGTTCCTGAGCGAGCTCGAGAACCCAAAGTATCACAGGTTGGCCAAGCTCACGTTTAGGAATGAGAGTAAGCCGTCGTTTCCCCAGGCAGGAGGGTCTGTCGGTGAAGAGACCCGGCTCCCGTGCTCCGGCTCCGGGCGGGCACCGGCCGGGCTCGACCCGCTGGCTGGGGGCCCCGCGTCGCCCTGCCCCACAAGACCTGCCAGACGGAGCTGGCTGCATGGCATTGCGGCCCAGGCGGAGGGCGGAGACGGGGCGGAGGCCGGGTCGGCAGACGGGACCCCAGGGGCTGAGCTGGGGAGCCCACCCCCAGACTGA